A genomic window from Oceanobacillus timonensis includes:
- a CDS encoding spore coat protein: MENNQMQNEQMNHGGHEMFDVHEVLSGAINTMNTYTMLNEHIKDPELRDILERQKTFMQDEYNITLECFKTGQDPAKPTQSYKMKQDNHFTYGLKASQPKKPMQASTEINDETISNGMLSAVKSTVPAKAGAALEVTNPVVRRVLADSVPNCIEMAYEISLYQNKHGYYQVPQLTPQDMMQMKEGYAPTTVQPQKPPLH, encoded by the coding sequence ATGGAAAATAACCAAATGCAAAACGAACAAATGAACCATGGTGGCCATGAAATGTTTGATGTCCACGAGGTGTTATCAGGAGCAATTAATACGATGAACACCTATACAATGCTAAACGAACATATAAAAGACCCGGAACTTCGCGATATTTTAGAACGTCAAAAAACGTTTATGCAGGATGAATATAATATTACGTTAGAATGTTTTAAAACGGGACAAGATCCTGCAAAACCTACGCAAAGTTATAAAATGAAGCAAGATAATCATTTCACTTATGGGTTAAAAGCTTCTCAACCTAAAAAACCAATGCAAGCATCAACAGAAATAAATGATGAAACGATTTCTAATGGCATGTTAAGTGCCGTTAAGTCAACTGTACCAGCCAAAGCTGGAGCAGCATTAGAAGTTACGAATCCTGTTGTACGCAGAGTTCTTGCTGATTCTGTTCCAAACTGTATTGAAATGGCTTATGAGATTTCTTTGTATCAAAACAAACATGGATATTATCAGGTGCCACAACTTACGCCGCAAGATATGATGCAGATGAAAGAAGGGTATGCACCCACTACCGTTCAACCGCAAAAACCTCCATTACACTAA
- a CDS encoding YkoP family protein: MRINFRKTGLFVWNVIDPIYFHFTRLGYIESKFDDRRIMRVRLTKYKGRKVTLSDGTEINKNDLLLKIHLHNIKILGQIQNNDSEVRRALMIYKFVQESLPEIVHYIEIRGNTNEIKGLIGITMLHRGCKKLGVEIYPIQNRYYKMFKQIALLPIYLLSSSKIKKK; the protein is encoded by the coding sequence TTGCGTATTAACTTTAGGAAAACTGGACTTTTTGTTTGGAATGTCATTGATCCGATTTATTTCCATTTTACACGTTTAGGTTATATTGAAAGTAAATTTGACGATCGGAGAATTATGCGTGTCCGTTTAACAAAATACAAAGGAAGAAAAGTTACGTTATCGGATGGTACAGAAATTAATAAAAACGATTTGCTTCTAAAAATTCATTTACACAATATTAAAATACTGGGGCAAATCCAAAACAATGATAGTGAAGTTAGAAGAGCATTAATGATTTATAAGTTTGTACAGGAATCACTCCCAGAAATTGTACATTATATTGAAATAAGAGGTAATACGAATGAGATTAAAGGGTTAATTGGTATTACAATGTTACATAGAGGATGTAAGAAATTAGGGGTTGAAATTTATCCTATTCAAAACCGATATTACAAAATGTTTAAACAAATCGCTCTTTTACCAATTTATTTATTATCAAGCAGTAAAATAAAGAAAAAATAA
- a CDS encoding catalase — protein sequence MDKDRDKKRTDDDAKDKQLEQYRKQNTGPGKQMTEESGVKISNDQQSLRAGKRGPHLLQDFHFYKKQTDFNRERIPEKVVHARGFGVYGDFEVYKSMKHITKLHFLGAPGRKTPVFTRFSNFIGSKGSKDTAVDIRGFAVKFYTQEGNYDQLSLQFPVFILEDAMKFMDVTHAAKPDPRTEVPQATTAHDSFWDYVANNQESAHMVMWLMSMRGRPRSWRMMAGWPINTFRFINEQGKSTFVRFKWEPKLGVHSLLLDEANLIGGVDPDFHRHDIIEAIKKEAYPEYELGVQLIAEEDEFKYDFDVLDDTKLWPEEEIPVEIIGKLTLNRLVDNFFAEEEQSVFDPANLVPGIDFTNDPVLQGRAIAYRDTELHRQHSSNIEDIPVNKPIVERNYNYRDSYQRHRIDVDSVNYHNNSLAGNTPAETPPEEGGYANYPGAVEGHITRDLPSESFDDHFSQARLFWNSLSSFEKQDLVKTFSYHLGKVKSESVRQQNADMWVNVDKEMATTIAENIGVNPPTGSQVPVTASSPAISQANTPHYAYTQKVGILIGNGFNGDEVKRTMNFLQQQGVFMDVISRKLGTVAAAHGTKIEVEETFVTTNPVLYDSIYVVGGTTANQEKFQQDILNFVHETYKHYKPIGVATTGQSYIQASKDNNLDGVVFAANNPDFEEDFVSAIAKQRFWNRI from the coding sequence ATGGATAAGGATAGAGACAAAAAGAGAACTGACGATGATGCTAAGGATAAACAACTAGAACAATACCGTAAACAAAACACTGGCCCCGGAAAGCAGATGACAGAAGAGAGCGGAGTGAAAATTTCAAATGATCAACAGAGCTTAAGAGCAGGAAAGCGTGGCCCCCATTTATTACAAGACTTTCATTTTTATAAAAAACAGACCGATTTTAATAGAGAACGAATACCGGAAAAAGTCGTTCATGCCAGAGGCTTCGGGGTATATGGGGATTTTGAAGTTTATAAATCAATGAAACATATTACAAAACTTCATTTCTTGGGAGCGCCTGGGCGGAAAACTCCTGTATTTACTCGATTCTCTAACTTTATCGGCAGTAAAGGATCAAAGGATACAGCAGTCGATATACGCGGGTTTGCAGTGAAGTTTTATACACAAGAAGGAAATTATGATCAACTCTCTCTTCAGTTTCCTGTCTTTATTCTTGAAGACGCGATGAAATTTATGGATGTGACACATGCGGCTAAACCAGATCCTAGAACAGAGGTTCCACAGGCTACAACCGCTCATGATAGTTTTTGGGACTATGTTGCAAATAACCAGGAATCAGCACACATGGTCATGTGGCTTATGTCTATGCGGGGACGCCCAAGAAGCTGGCGCATGATGGCAGGCTGGCCAATCAATACATTTCGATTTATAAATGAACAGGGAAAATCAACTTTTGTCAGATTTAAATGGGAACCTAAACTTGGTGTTCATTCATTGTTACTCGATGAAGCAAATTTAATTGGAGGAGTGGATCCAGACTTCCATCGTCATGATATTATAGAAGCGATAAAAAAAGAAGCATACCCTGAATATGAATTAGGTGTACAGTTAATAGCGGAAGAAGATGAATTTAAATATGATTTCGATGTTTTAGACGATACAAAACTTTGGCCAGAAGAAGAAATACCTGTTGAAATTATCGGTAAGCTGACATTAAACAGATTGGTAGATAATTTCTTTGCAGAAGAAGAGCAATCTGTATTTGACCCTGCCAATCTTGTTCCAGGGATCGATTTCACAAATGATCCTGTATTACAAGGTAGAGCAATTGCTTACAGGGATACTGAACTACATCGACAACATTCCTCAAATATAGAAGATATCCCTGTTAACAAACCAATCGTAGAAAGAAATTACAATTATCGAGATAGCTACCAGAGACATCGAATTGATGTGGATTCCGTAAATTATCATAACAACTCATTAGCAGGTAATACACCAGCAGAGACGCCTCCTGAGGAAGGTGGATACGCCAATTATCCTGGAGCAGTGGAGGGACACATTACGAGGGATCTCCCTAGCGAATCGTTCGATGATCATTTTTCACAAGCTAGACTTTTCTGGAACAGTTTATCATCTTTCGAAAAGCAAGATCTTGTAAAAACATTTAGCTATCATCTTGGAAAAGTAAAAAGTGAATCAGTAAGACAGCAGAATGCCGATATGTGGGTCAACGTAGATAAAGAAATGGCTACGACAATTGCTGAAAATATTGGAGTAAATCCGCCTACGGGATCTCAAGTTCCAGTAACAGCAAGTTCCCCTGCCATTAGCCAAGCTAATACACCGCATTATGCATACACACAGAAAGTAGGAATATTAATCGGTAATGGTTTTAATGGTGATGAAGTAAAAAGAACAATGAACTTCTTGCAGCAACAGGGAGTATTCATGGATGTTATTAGTAGAAAGCTTGGAACTGTTGCAGCGGCACACGGTACAAAGATTGAAGTTGAAGAGACATTTGTTACAACAAATCCAGTCTTGTATGATTCCATCTATGTTGTAGGTGGAACCACTGCGAATCAAGAAAAATTTCAACAGGATATCTTGAATTTCGTACATGAAACCTATAAACACTATAAACCGATTGGCGTTGCAACAACCGGGCAGTCATACATTCAAGCTTCAAAAGATAATAACTTAGATGGTGTTGTTTTTGCTGCAAATAATCCTGATTTTGAGGAAGATTTTGTCTCTGCAATTGCCAAGCAACGCTTTTGGAACAGAATATAG
- a CDS encoding SpoVA/SpoVAEb family sporulation membrane protein, translating into MFDVFKLSPAHTLTILVISGAILDGIGLYEPLIDFAGAEATVSITSFGNSLVHGAMQETEKHGLIGVVTGIFEVTSAGISAAIIFGVIGALMEL; encoded by the coding sequence ATGTTTGATGTTTTTAAACTTTCTCCTGCTCATACCCTAACCATCCTAGTTATTAGTGGTGCAATATTAGATGGTATTGGTCTATATGAGCCTTTAATTGATTTTGCTGGTGCAGAAGCCACGGTATCTATAACCAGTTTTGGTAACTCACTTGTTCATGGTGCCATGCAAGAGACTGAAAAACATGGACTTATTGGTGTAGTAACTGGCATTTTTGAAGTGACAAGTGCTGGAATATCCGCTGCGATTATCTTTGGTGTCATTGGAGCTTTGATGGAGCTTTGA
- a CDS encoding GMC oxidoreductase produces the protein MGFVVDANCEAYQVKRLFIANSSVEHNSGGGVNPRLTAQALAIRTAEKLAMKYFY, from the coding sequence ATGGGTTTTGTCGTAGATGCTAATTGCGAAGCCTATCAAGTAAAACGGCTTTTCATCGCTAACTCTAGTGTCGAGCATAATAGTGGTGGAGGAGTGAATCCTAGGCTGACTGCTCAAGCGTTAGCAATACGAACAGCAGAAAAATTAGCGATGAAATACTTTTATTGA
- the abc-f gene encoding ribosomal protection-like ABC-F family protein has translation MQNIQFEIKDVDLTYLDKDIFSIHRLAVHFMDRIGIVGPNGSGKTSLIRLLAGELEPSKGEIHRHASFAYLKQMEVPEDAEVDPKVLGKLQVPDLEEGISGGEQTKIKIAQLLANYQEALLIDEPTTHLDQQGIRYLRRELENYYGTLILISHDRKLLDQLVTTIWEIRDGEIHIYSGNYTDYEEQKALEESQQQEAHEQYLKEKSRLEAAAQDKMQKAAKMTKGAKANARKKEGADRRLATKPKDVSQKGMQKSAKAIERRMEQLEKVDAVQHERPIQFHRSKALELHHSFPVMGNQLTLKAGEKLLLEAARFQFPLGKKIAITGANGSGKSTLLQAIYKRKEGLEISPKVEFGFFEQLAYQEKSDETVLASLRKTTDYEEGFLRSVLHSMYFRGNDIYKKLRYLSGGEAIRLQLCRLFLGSYHILLLDEPTNFLDIQTTKALESFFKGYPGTIIFVSHDAAFIENVADHVYEMKNNQIIEK, from the coding sequence ATGCAAAACATTCAATTTGAAATAAAAGATGTCGACTTAACGTATTTAGATAAAGATATTTTTTCCATTCACCGGTTAGCTGTTCATTTTATGGATCGGATTGGTATCGTTGGACCGAATGGGTCAGGAAAAACAAGCCTGATCCGTTTGCTTGCAGGGGAATTAGAACCGTCAAAAGGGGAGATTCACCGTCATGCGAGCTTTGCCTATTTAAAACAAATGGAAGTGCCTGAGGATGCGGAAGTCGATCCAAAGGTTTTAGGCAAACTGCAAGTCCCCGATTTGGAAGAGGGAATAAGCGGCGGCGAGCAGACCAAAATAAAAATCGCGCAGCTCTTGGCGAATTATCAGGAAGCATTATTGATTGATGAACCAACCACGCATCTTGATCAACAGGGAATCCGTTATTTACGGAGAGAATTGGAAAATTATTATGGAACACTAATTTTGATCAGCCATGATCGCAAACTTTTAGATCAACTTGTCACAACGATTTGGGAAATTCGTGATGGGGAAATCCACATTTATTCTGGTAACTATACGGATTATGAAGAACAGAAAGCATTGGAAGAAAGTCAACAGCAGGAAGCACATGAGCAATATCTGAAGGAAAAATCCCGTTTAGAAGCTGCAGCACAGGATAAAATGCAAAAGGCAGCGAAAATGACAAAAGGTGCGAAAGCAAATGCGCGAAAAAAAGAAGGCGCAGATCGGCGGCTCGCTACAAAGCCTAAAGATGTTTCGCAAAAAGGGATGCAAAAAAGTGCCAAAGCAATAGAAAGACGGATGGAGCAGTTAGAAAAAGTAGATGCTGTTCAGCATGAACGTCCTATTCAATTTCACCGGTCCAAGGCACTAGAGTTGCATCATTCCTTTCCTGTAATGGGGAATCAGCTGACGTTAAAGGCTGGTGAGAAGCTGCTTTTAGAAGCTGCCCGTTTTCAGTTTCCTTTAGGTAAAAAAATCGCAATTACAGGAGCCAATGGTTCTGGAAAAAGTACCTTACTTCAGGCGATTTACAAGCGGAAGGAAGGATTAGAGATTTCACCAAAAGTGGAATTTGGTTTCTTTGAGCAGCTTGCTTATCAGGAAAAGTCAGATGAAACTGTATTGGCCAGCTTAAGAAAAACAACGGATTATGAGGAAGGCTTTTTACGCAGTGTGCTCCATTCTATGTATTTCAGGGGAAATGATATTTATAAAAAACTGCGTTATTTAAGCGGTGGTGAGGCTATCCGATTGCAACTGTGCAGATTATTTCTTGGTTCCTATCACATCTTGTTACTAGATGAACCGACGAACTTTTTGGATATCCAGACAACGAAAGCATTAGAATCCTTTTTTAAAGGGTATCCAGGTACGATTATTTTTGTTTCCCACGATGCTGCTTTTATCGAAAATGTGGCAGACCATGTATATGAAATGAAAAATAACCAAATCATCGAAAAGTAA
- a CDS encoding MFS transporter, translated as MKKQNMTLSILLMNLFIAFLGIGLVIPVLPTIMNELNLSGSVVGYLVAAFAVAQLIVSPLSGRWVDAFGRKRMIVTGLLIFSFSEFLFGIGKTVEILFISRILGGVSAAFIMPAVTAFIADITTLETRPKALGYMSAAINTGFIIGPGVGGLLAEVGPRIPFFAAAGLALFTAILSTITLREPERNYEEQGDAEAPKPGLGRIFVPVYFIAFIVIFITAFGLSSFESLFSLFVDHKFGFAPKDIAIIITGGAIVGTIAQIALFGKLADKWGEIRLIRYCLIFSAMLVMAMTVVESYAMILFVTIVVFIGFDLIRPAVTSYLSKAAGNEQGFVGGMNSMFTSIGNVFGPIIGGILFDINLNYPYYFAAMVLMAGIAVAMVWKSPKTGAEQAVEEMK; from the coding sequence ATGAAAAAACAAAATATGACGCTGTCTATCTTACTGATGAATTTGTTTATTGCATTTTTAGGTATTGGATTAGTTATTCCAGTTTTACCTACGATTATGAATGAGTTGAATTTGTCTGGATCTGTTGTAGGTTATTTGGTAGCAGCTTTTGCCGTTGCGCAGCTTATTGTTTCACCACTTTCCGGCAGATGGGTTGATGCGTTTGGACGTAAACGCATGATTGTCACCGGACTTTTGATTTTTAGTTTTAGTGAGTTTCTATTTGGTATCGGAAAGACCGTAGAAATTTTATTTATCTCACGAATTTTAGGTGGAGTAAGTGCTGCTTTTATTATGCCTGCAGTAACTGCATTTATTGCTGATATAACAACACTTGAGACCAGACCGAAAGCATTAGGTTATATGTCTGCAGCGATTAACACCGGATTTATTATCGGTCCGGGTGTTGGTGGATTACTGGCAGAAGTGGGACCGAGAATCCCGTTTTTTGCAGCGGCAGGTTTGGCGCTATTTACAGCTATCTTATCGACAATAACACTGCGTGAACCAGAAAGAAACTATGAGGAACAAGGAGATGCAGAAGCTCCAAAACCCGGCTTAGGAAGAATCTTTGTTCCTGTATACTTTATCGCGTTTATTGTTATATTTATTACCGCATTTGGTTTATCTTCCTTTGAATCATTATTTTCTTTATTTGTGGATCATAAATTTGGATTCGCACCAAAGGATATTGCAATTATTATCACCGGCGGAGCGATTGTTGGTACGATTGCGCAAATTGCCTTGTTCGGCAAATTGGCAGACAAATGGGGAGAAATTCGTTTGATTCGTTATTGCCTGATTTTCTCTGCCATGCTTGTTATGGCGATGACGGTTGTGGAAAGTTATGCGATGATTTTATTCGTAACGATTGTTGTTTTTATTGGTTTCGATTTAATCCGGCCTGCTGTTACTTCTTATTTATCGAAAGCAGCAGGAAATGAACAAGGTTTTGTAGGTGGAATGAACTCAATGTTTACCAGTATCGGAAATGTTTTTGGACCAATCATCGGCGGGATTTTATTTGATATAAATTTAAATTATCCGTACTATTTTGCAGCAATGGTACTCATGGCAGGAATTGCTGTGGCAATGGTTTGGAAAAGTCCCAAAACAGGGGCGGAGCAAGCTGTTGAAGAAATGAAATAA
- a CDS encoding metallophosphoesterase: protein MFTVFTALTGCFLYKGYKNTHSVAINHIKLEKDFPPTDSTSLRVLHISDMHIENISIILEQLFMDLKDQPIDLIALTGDFLDRKRSIPKLVPYLEALNKLNPVYGSYVVFGNHDYVLHNSNFNQLKELLNEYGFKTMQNEHEIIEVGGKKVNIIGIDDFSTSRSNIDKSYKEIQKGYNLVLTHDPNIVLAMQNHHFDYLLSGHFHGGQIHWPKPYHLAKMGELVHKSIIKGLHYQDGRPFYISEGLGQTGINIRVGSRPEITYHDLQLYDEAEKNNVELKEATVAG from the coding sequence ATCTTCACTGTATTTACAGCACTAACAGGGTGCTTTTTATATAAAGGTTATAAGAATACACATTCGGTAGCAATCAATCATATTAAACTAGAAAAAGATTTTCCACCAACCGATTCCACTTCATTACGTGTACTTCATATTTCTGATATGCATATTGAAAACATATCCATTATACTAGAACAGTTATTTATGGACTTGAAAGATCAGCCTATTGATCTTATTGCCTTGACAGGGGATTTTCTCGATCGAAAACGAAGCATCCCAAAGCTTGTTCCGTATTTAGAGGCACTAAATAAGTTGAATCCTGTTTATGGCTCCTATGTTGTTTTTGGCAATCATGATTATGTTTTGCACAATTCGAATTTTAACCAGTTAAAAGAATTATTAAATGAATATGGATTTAAAACGATGCAAAATGAACATGAAATTATAGAGGTTGGTGGGAAAAAAGTAAATATCATTGGGATTGATGATTTTAGTACAAGTCGCAGTAATATAGATAAATCCTATAAAGAAATCCAAAAAGGATACAATTTAGTTCTAACACACGATCCGAATATCGTTCTTGCAATGCAAAATCATCACTTTGACTACCTTTTGTCTGGCCATTTTCATGGCGGGCAAATACATTGGCCTAAACCGTATCACCTTGCAAAAATGGGAGAATTGGTTCATAAAAGTATAATCAAAGGTTTGCATTACCAAGATGGGAGACCGTTCTATATAAGTGAAGGGCTAGGTCAAACAGGCATAAACATCCGAGTTGGAAGCCGTCCAGAAATCACTTATCATGATTTACAGCTGTATGATGAGGCAGAAAAGAATAACGTAGAATTAAAAGAAGCTACAGTAGCCGGATAA
- a CDS encoding cytochrome P450 yields the protein MVCPIIRLSSNSHPAIWDNPSVFDPNRFADWSGSPFEFIPQGGGDYFLGHRCAGEQATMEIMKISLQYLNKISYEVPDNQNLSFSMVKIPSIPKSGIILRNINKKDRY from the coding sequence TTGGTATGTCCAATTATTAGACTATCATCAAATTCACACCCTGCCATTTGGGATAATCCGAGTGTATTCGATCCAAATCGATTTGCTGATTGGTCGGGCAGTCCATTTGAATTCATCCCTCAAGGCGGCGGAGATTATTTCTTAGGACACCGATGTGCTGGTGAACAGGCTACAATGGAAATCATGAAAATAAGTCTTCAATACTTAAATAAAATATCTTATGAAGTTCCTGACAATCAAAACTTAAGCTTTAGTATGGTGAAGATTCCAAGTATCCCGAAAAGTGGAATCATTTTAAGGAATATTAATAAAAAGGACAGGTATTAA
- a CDS encoding catalase: MNEDKKVNANSKNEQLEYFRSADSEDKELTTNQGVKVTEDELSLTAGERGPTLMEDFHFREKMTHFDHERIPERVVHARGFSAHGEFELYESMKPYTMAKFLQNPNVKTPVFTRFSTVVGSRGSKDTPRDVRGFATKFYTEEGNFDLVANNFPIFFIQDGMKFPDIVHAIKPEPHNEMPQASGAHDTFWDWVSQNQESAHMVMWLMSDRAIPRSFRMMEGFGVHTFRFVNDEGKVHFVKFHWKPVLGTHSLAWDEAEKLGGKDPDFNRRDLWDSINMGNYAEFELGVQILEEKDEFKFDFDILDSTKLWPEEDVPVRIIGKMTLNRNVDNVFAENEQVAFHVGNVVPGIDFTNDPLLQTRLFSYTDTQLLRLGGPNFHEIPINRPVCPFHNNQRDGFHRQTINKGQVSYRNNALAGNSPHTVDEKNGGFAHYQEKVEGRKIQSRSKSFEDHFSQAKLFWNSMSNAEKQHIIDGFCFEVGKVQYKPVQQKIVDMFGNVDHGLAAAIAQKLDVSVPPANIQSKITKASPALSQENTPKLAKTRKTAVIISDGFNGVEVKKVIENLQASGVQAAILSDKLGSIVADDNSKLKAKHTFLTDSSVAFDAVYIAGGSKADKMFEKKAKMFIQEAFDHFKPIAVSNEGEQWFKDKQLPSKTGVVINKQQPDDFSKQFIDAIATHRFWDRTIS, from the coding sequence ATAAATGAAGATAAAAAGGTAAATGCAAACAGTAAAAATGAACAGTTAGAATATTTTCGGAGTGCGGACAGCGAGGATAAAGAGCTGACCACGAACCAAGGTGTTAAAGTAACGGAGGATGAATTATCTTTAACAGCCGGAGAAAGAGGTCCAACTTTAATGGAAGATTTCCATTTCCGTGAAAAAATGACCCACTTCGATCATGAACGAATCCCAGAACGTGTTGTTCACGCACGTGGCTTTTCAGCTCACGGTGAATTTGAGTTATATGAATCCATGAAACCTTACACGATGGCAAAATTCCTACAAAATCCGAATGTGAAAACACCAGTCTTTACTCGTTTTTCTACTGTTGTTGGTTCACGTGGTTCCAAAGATACACCAAGAGACGTAAGAGGATTTGCAACGAAATTCTATACAGAAGAAGGGAACTTTGACTTAGTGGCAAATAATTTTCCTATCTTTTTTATTCAAGACGGCATGAAATTTCCTGATATTGTTCATGCCATCAAACCTGAGCCCCATAATGAAATGCCACAAGCAAGTGGTGCGCACGATACATTCTGGGATTGGGTTTCACAAAATCAGGAAAGTGCGCATATGGTTATGTGGCTTATGAGCGATCGAGCGATTCCTCGCAGCTTTCGCATGATGGAAGGGTTTGGTGTTCATACATTTCGCTTTGTGAACGATGAAGGGAAAGTGCATTTTGTGAAGTTTCATTGGAAACCGGTATTAGGGACACATTCTCTTGCATGGGATGAAGCGGAAAAACTAGGCGGGAAAGATCCTGATTTTAATCGTCGTGATCTCTGGGATTCGATTAATATGGGTAACTATGCTGAATTCGAGCTCGGTGTTCAAATTTTAGAAGAAAAAGATGAGTTTAAATTTGATTTTGATATTCTTGATTCAACGAAATTGTGGCCAGAAGAGGATGTTCCTGTCCGTATTATTGGAAAAATGACTTTAAATCGAAATGTAGATAATGTTTTTGCAGAGAACGAACAAGTTGCTTTTCACGTAGGAAATGTAGTACCTGGAATCGACTTTACCAACGACCCATTGCTGCAAACACGCTTATTTTCCTATACGGATACACAGCTGCTCCGTCTTGGCGGTCCAAACTTTCATGAGATACCGATTAATCGCCCCGTTTGTCCGTTTCATAATAATCAGCGTGATGGGTTTCATCGACAAACCATTAATAAGGGACAAGTCTCTTATCGAAATAATGCTTTAGCAGGTAATTCACCGCATACGGTAGATGAAAAGAATGGCGGCTTTGCTCATTATCAGGAAAAAGTTGAGGGAAGAAAAATTCAATCCCGAAGTAAAAGTTTTGAAGACCATTTCAGTCAAGCAAAATTATTTTGGAATAGCATGAGTAATGCGGAAAAACAGCATATTATTGATGGTTTTTGTTTTGAAGTTGGGAAAGTACAGTATAAGCCAGTGCAACAAAAGATTGTCGACATGTTTGGTAACGTTGACCACGGGCTAGCAGCTGCAATTGCACAAAAACTTGATGTAAGCGTACCGCCTGCAAATATTCAAAGCAAGATTACAAAAGCATCCCCTGCATTAAGTCAGGAGAACACGCCAAAATTAGCTAAAACCCGTAAAACAGCTGTCATTATTTCAGATGGATTTAATGGCGTTGAAGTAAAAAAAGTTATCGAGAATTTGCAAGCATCCGGAGTTCAAGCTGCGATATTAAGTGACAAGCTAGGATCTATAGTAGCAGATGACAACAGCAAACTGAAAGCTAAGCATACGTTTCTTACCGATTCATCGGTTGCTTTTGATGCGGTATACATTGCTGGTGGATCGAAAGCAGATAAAATGTTTGAGAAAAAGGCTAAAATGTTTATACAGGAAGCATTTGATCATTTTAAACCAATTGCTGTCTCGAACGAAGGCGAACAATGGTTTAAAGATAAACAATTACCAAGCAAAACAGGTGTTGTTATAAATAAGCAGCAACCAGATGATTTTTCAAAACAATTCATTGATGCGATTGCAACTCATCGTTTTTGGGATAGAACGATATCATAA
- a CDS encoding DUF1657 domain-containing protein: MTVGTQVKSCYASIKSIEGTLESLYETTRNPSLQTAIEDANKLVAQVKSDMHHQVIELMKEEPQFKS, translated from the coding sequence ATGACTGTAGGAACACAAGTAAAAAGCTGCTACGCTTCTATAAAAAGTATTGAAGGTACATTAGAGTCTTTATATGAAACAACTAGAAATCCATCTTTACAAACTGCAATTGAAGATGCGAATAAGCTTGTTGCCCAAGTTAAAAGTGATATGCATCATCAAGTGATTGAATTAATGAAAGAAGAGCCACAATTTAAATCATAG